In Zingiber officinale cultivar Zhangliang chromosome 6A, Zo_v1.1, whole genome shotgun sequence, a single genomic region encodes these proteins:
- the LOC121994259 gene encoding non-specific lipid transfer protein GPI-anchored 2-like, with amino-acid sequence MAKFYHFLVAVVAALACSGAQAQRRAPSPSLRPSLPPSPSLRPSPPPLMSLPPSMSLPPSTSPPPGPDCMSAFLNLTGCLPYVTQGSNDTTPGSECCQELAGTYESYPICLCVLIAGGANSLGIPIDDGRALRLPSLCHLDDLSPDLCTEIGIPIPSPSSFGPSPASGLSPSLLGPSPGSGPRLPGSTAAPPTVNFAMKTSSSVNLFVLVGLSVIAFIIEIF; translated from the exons ATGGCCAAGTTTTACCACTTCCTGGTCGCCGTCGTCGCCGCCCTCGCGTGCTCCGGGGCGCAGGCTCAGCGGAGGGCGCCGTCGCCGTCGCTGCGGCCTTCGCTGCCTCCGTCGCCGTCGCTGCGGCCTTCGCCGCCGCCGTTGATGTCGCTGCCGCCGTCGATGTCGCTGCCGCCGTCGACGTCGCCGCCGCCGGGCCCGGACTGCATGTCCGCATTCTTAAACTTGACGGGGTGCTTGCCTTACGTGACGCAGGGGAGCAACGATACGACCCCGGGGTCGGAGTGCTGCCAGGAGCTGGCCGGCACCTACGAGTCCTACCCCATCTGCCTCTGCGTGCTCATCGCAGGCGGCGCCAACAGCCTGGGCATCCCCATCGACGACGGAAGGGCCCTCAGGCTCCCCTCCCTCTGCCACCTCGACGACCTCTCGCCCGATCTGTGTACAG AAATAGGAATTCCAATTCCAAGTCCATCGTCTTTTGGGCCTTCTCCTGCATCCGGTCTAAGTCCATCGCTCTTGGGGCCTTCTCCTGGATCCGGTCCAAGGTTACCCG ggTCGACAGCTGCACCGCCGACGGTCAATTTTGCCATGAAAACCAGCAGCTCAGTCAATCTCTTCGTGCTAGTGGGTCTATCTGTCATCGCCTTTATTATCGAGATCTTTTAA